The Sesamum indicum cultivar Zhongzhi No. 13 linkage group LG6, S_indicum_v1.0, whole genome shotgun sequence genome has a segment encoding these proteins:
- the LOC105165142 gene encoding metal-nicotianamine transporter YSL1 isoform X3, whose amino-acid sequence MSIENELETTKGEIEKEDQLAEFEEGTDEDSKRVQPWNKQITVRGVVASILIGSIFSVIAMKLNLTTGITPNLNVSAALLAFIFIRTWNKLIQKTGIVSAPFTKQENTMIQTCVVACYSIAVGGGFGSYLLGMNKKTFELSGGTSIEGNTPSSIKEPGIGWMTGFLFLVCFVGLFVLIPLRKILIIDYKLTYPSGMATAVLINGFHSRGDKMAKKQVKGFIRTFSFSFLWGFFQWFYTAKEDCGFSQFPTFGLQARKQTFYFDFSMTYVGTGMICSHIVNLSLLLGAVLSYGMMWPLIGKVKGDWFPADIPESSMKSLNGYKVFISIALLLGDGLYNFVKILRATIINVHSRFYSKSINSAGVNGDKALRDRRKDEVFIRESIPLWLGAVGYIILSMISVVVIPFIFPELKWYFVLVAYIFAPSLAFCNAYGVGLTDINMAYNYGKVGLFTIAAMSGKEHGVIAALAACGLFKSIINVASILMQDFKTGHLTLTSPRAMLLSQALGTALGCIVSPLSFFLFYKAFDIGNPDGEFKAPYAIIYRNLAIIGVQGFSALPQHCLQLCYGFFGFAIAINLLKDLLPKRTGKWMPIPTAMAVPFLIGGYFAIDMCVGSLVVFLWQKVNSKKAELMVPAVASGLICGEGLWTLPASVLALAKITPPICMKFLPG is encoded by the exons ATGAGTATCGAAAACGAGCTGGAGACGACGAAGGGGGAGATTGAAAAAGAGGATCAGTTGGCGGAATTTGAGGAAGGAACTGATGAGGATTCCAAAAGGGTTCAGCCATGGAACAAGCAGATTACAGTCCGTGGAGTCGTTGCCAGCATACTGATTGGATCCATATTCAGTGTTATTGCAATGAAGTTGAATCTGACAACAGGAATCACTCCAAACCTTAATGTTTCAGCAGCCCTTCTTGCATTCATTTTCATCAGGACATGGAACAAACTCATTCAGAAAACCGGGATCGTCTCAGCTCCTTTCACCAAGCAGGAGAATACCATGATACAGACATGCGTCGTTGCATGTTACAGTATCGCAGTTGGAG GAGGGTTTGGATCTTATCTCCTGGGAATGAACAAGAAAACCTTTGAGCTGTCAGGTGGAACCAGTATTGAAGGAAATACTCCGAGCAGTATAAAGGAGCCTGGAATTGGTTGGATGACTGGATTCCTCTTTTTAGTCTGTTTCGTCGGCCTTTTCGTGTTGATTCCTCTTCGCAAA ATCTTGATAATCGACTACAAGTTGACCTACCCGAGTGGCATGGCAACCGCTGTTCTTATCAATGGATTCCACAGCAGAGGTGACAAAATGGCCAA GAAGCAAGTAAAGGGTTTCATCAGGACCTTTTCTTTCAGTTTCCTGTGGGGATTTTTCCAGTGGTTTTATACAGCAAAAGAGGACTGTGGTTTCTCACAATTTCCGACTTTTGGACTTCAAGCAAGGAAGCAGAC attttactttgattttagCATGACTTATGTGGGGACTGGAATGATTTGCTCCCACATTGTGAACTTGTCTTTGCTTCTTGGAGCTGTGCTTTCATATGGTATGATGTGGCCACTTATAGGAAAAGTTAAAGGAGATTGGTTTCCAGCAGATATACCAGAAAGCAGTATGAAGAGTCTCAACGGTTATAAG GTATTTATCTCGATTGCCCTCCTTCTGGGTGATGGGCTCTATAATTTCGTCAAGATATTACGCGCCACAATCATTAATGTTCACAGCAGGTTTTATAGCAAGAGTATCAACTCAG CAGGAGTAAATGGGGACAAGGCCCTGCGAGATCGTCGAAAAGATGAAGTCTTCATTAGAGAAAGCATTCCTCTCTGGTTAGGAGCTGTAGGTTACATAATATTATCCATGATATCGGTGGTGGTGATTCCATTCATTTTTCCAGAGCTGAAATGGTACTTTGTTCTCGTGGCCTACATTTTTGCCCCATCTCTGGCCTTCTGCAACGCATATGGAGTAGGATTGACAGATATAAACATGGCCTATAACTATGGAAAAGTCGGACTTTTCACGATTGCTGCAATGTCGGGAAAAGAGCACGGTGTCATTGCTGCATTGGCTGCTTGTGGTCTTTTCAAGTCCATCATCAATGTTGCTTCCATTTTGATGCAAGATTTTAAAACAGGCCATCTAACTTTAACATCACCAAGAGCAATGCTGCTGAGCCAAGCCTTAGGGACGGCTTTGGGCTGCATTGTTTCACCTTTGAGCTTCTTTCTGTTCTATAAGGCATTTGATATTGGTAATCCAGATGGAGAATTCAAGGCCCCTTATGCTATAATATACAGAAACTTGGCCATTATTGGGGTCCAAGGCTTTTCGGCCTTGCCCCAACACTGCCTCCAGCTCTGCTATGGGTTTTTCGGGTTTGCTATTGCGATTAACCTTTTGAAAGATCTTTTACCAAAGAGGACTGGTAAATGGATGCCGATTCCAACCGCGATGGCAGTGCCGTTTTTAATTGGAGGCTACTTTGCCATTGATATGTGTGTGGGGAGTT
- the LOC105165142 gene encoding metal-nicotianamine transporter YSL1 isoform X2: MLVDMSIENELETTKGEIEKEDQLAEFEEGTDEDSKRVQPWNKQITVRGVVASILIGSIFSVIAMKLNLTTGITPNLNVSAALLAFIFIRTWNKLIQKTGIVSAPFTKQENTMIQTCVVACYSIAVGGGFGSYLLGMNKKTFELSGGTSIEGNTPSSIKEPGIGWMTGFLFLVCFVGLFVLIPLRKILIIDYKLTYPSGMATAVLINGFHSRGDKMAKKQVKGFIRTFSFSFLWGFFQWFYTAKEDCGFSQFPTFGLQARKQTFYFDFSMTYVGTGMICSHIVNLSLLLGAVLSYGMMWPLIGKVKGDWFPADIPESSMKSLNGYKVFISIALLLGDGLYNFVKILRATIINVHSRFYSKSINSGVNGDKALRDRRKDEVFIRESIPLWLGAVGYIILSMISVVVIPFIFPELKWYFVLVAYIFAPSLAFCNAYGVGLTDINMAYNYGKVGLFTIAAMSGKEHGVIAALAACGLFKSIINVASILMQDFKTGHLTLTSPRAMLLSQALGTALGCIVSPLSFFLFYKAFDIGNPDGEFKAPYAIIYRNLAIIGVQGFSALPQHCLQLCYGFFGFAIAINLLKDLLPKRTGKWMPIPTAMAVPFLIGGYFAIDMCVGSLVVFLWQKVNSKKAELMVPAVASGLICGEGLWTLPASVLALAKITPPICMKFLPG; this comes from the exons ATGCTTGTAGATATGAGTATCGAAAACGAGCTGGAGACGACGAAGGGGGAGATTGAAAAAGAGGATCAGTTGGCGGAATTTGAGGAAGGAACTGATGAGGATTCCAAAAGGGTTCAGCCATGGAACAAGCAGATTACAGTCCGTGGAGTCGTTGCCAGCATACTGATTGGATCCATATTCAGTGTTATTGCAATGAAGTTGAATCTGACAACAGGAATCACTCCAAACCTTAATGTTTCAGCAGCCCTTCTTGCATTCATTTTCATCAGGACATGGAACAAACTCATTCAGAAAACCGGGATCGTCTCAGCTCCTTTCACCAAGCAGGAGAATACCATGATACAGACATGCGTCGTTGCATGTTACAGTATCGCAGTTGGAG GAGGGTTTGGATCTTATCTCCTGGGAATGAACAAGAAAACCTTTGAGCTGTCAGGTGGAACCAGTATTGAAGGAAATACTCCGAGCAGTATAAAGGAGCCTGGAATTGGTTGGATGACTGGATTCCTCTTTTTAGTCTGTTTCGTCGGCCTTTTCGTGTTGATTCCTCTTCGCAAA ATCTTGATAATCGACTACAAGTTGACCTACCCGAGTGGCATGGCAACCGCTGTTCTTATCAATGGATTCCACAGCAGAGGTGACAAAATGGCCAA GAAGCAAGTAAAGGGTTTCATCAGGACCTTTTCTTTCAGTTTCCTGTGGGGATTTTTCCAGTGGTTTTATACAGCAAAAGAGGACTGTGGTTTCTCACAATTTCCGACTTTTGGACTTCAAGCAAGGAAGCAGAC attttactttgattttagCATGACTTATGTGGGGACTGGAATGATTTGCTCCCACATTGTGAACTTGTCTTTGCTTCTTGGAGCTGTGCTTTCATATGGTATGATGTGGCCACTTATAGGAAAAGTTAAAGGAGATTGGTTTCCAGCAGATATACCAGAAAGCAGTATGAAGAGTCTCAACGGTTATAAG GTATTTATCTCGATTGCCCTCCTTCTGGGTGATGGGCTCTATAATTTCGTCAAGATATTACGCGCCACAATCATTAATGTTCACAGCAGGTTTTATAGCAAGAGTATCAACTCAG GAGTAAATGGGGACAAGGCCCTGCGAGATCGTCGAAAAGATGAAGTCTTCATTAGAGAAAGCATTCCTCTCTGGTTAGGAGCTGTAGGTTACATAATATTATCCATGATATCGGTGGTGGTGATTCCATTCATTTTTCCAGAGCTGAAATGGTACTTTGTTCTCGTGGCCTACATTTTTGCCCCATCTCTGGCCTTCTGCAACGCATATGGAGTAGGATTGACAGATATAAACATGGCCTATAACTATGGAAAAGTCGGACTTTTCACGATTGCTGCAATGTCGGGAAAAGAGCACGGTGTCATTGCTGCATTGGCTGCTTGTGGTCTTTTCAAGTCCATCATCAATGTTGCTTCCATTTTGATGCAAGATTTTAAAACAGGCCATCTAACTTTAACATCACCAAGAGCAATGCTGCTGAGCCAAGCCTTAGGGACGGCTTTGGGCTGCATTGTTTCACCTTTGAGCTTCTTTCTGTTCTATAAGGCATTTGATATTGGTAATCCAGATGGAGAATTCAAGGCCCCTTATGCTATAATATACAGAAACTTGGCCATTATTGGGGTCCAAGGCTTTTCGGCCTTGCCCCAACACTGCCTCCAGCTCTGCTATGGGTTTTTCGGGTTTGCTATTGCGATTAACCTTTTGAAAGATCTTTTACCAAAGAGGACTGGTAAATGGATGCCGATTCCAACCGCGATGGCAGTGCCGTTTTTAATTGGAGGCTACTTTGCCATTGATATGTGTGTGGGGAGTT
- the LOC105165142 gene encoding metal-nicotianamine transporter YSL1 isoform X1 yields MLVDMSIENELETTKGEIEKEDQLAEFEEGTDEDSKRVQPWNKQITVRGVVASILIGSIFSVIAMKLNLTTGITPNLNVSAALLAFIFIRTWNKLIQKTGIVSAPFTKQENTMIQTCVVACYSIAVGGGFGSYLLGMNKKTFELSGGTSIEGNTPSSIKEPGIGWMTGFLFLVCFVGLFVLIPLRKILIIDYKLTYPSGMATAVLINGFHSRGDKMAKKQVKGFIRTFSFSFLWGFFQWFYTAKEDCGFSQFPTFGLQARKQTFYFDFSMTYVGTGMICSHIVNLSLLLGAVLSYGMMWPLIGKVKGDWFPADIPESSMKSLNGYKVFISIALLLGDGLYNFVKILRATIINVHSRFYSKSINSAGVNGDKALRDRRKDEVFIRESIPLWLGAVGYIILSMISVVVIPFIFPELKWYFVLVAYIFAPSLAFCNAYGVGLTDINMAYNYGKVGLFTIAAMSGKEHGVIAALAACGLFKSIINVASILMQDFKTGHLTLTSPRAMLLSQALGTALGCIVSPLSFFLFYKAFDIGNPDGEFKAPYAIIYRNLAIIGVQGFSALPQHCLQLCYGFFGFAIAINLLKDLLPKRTGKWMPIPTAMAVPFLIGGYFAIDMCVGSLVVFLWQKVNSKKAELMVPAVASGLICGEGLWTLPASVLALAKITPPICMKFLPG; encoded by the exons ATGCTTGTAGATATGAGTATCGAAAACGAGCTGGAGACGACGAAGGGGGAGATTGAAAAAGAGGATCAGTTGGCGGAATTTGAGGAAGGAACTGATGAGGATTCCAAAAGGGTTCAGCCATGGAACAAGCAGATTACAGTCCGTGGAGTCGTTGCCAGCATACTGATTGGATCCATATTCAGTGTTATTGCAATGAAGTTGAATCTGACAACAGGAATCACTCCAAACCTTAATGTTTCAGCAGCCCTTCTTGCATTCATTTTCATCAGGACATGGAACAAACTCATTCAGAAAACCGGGATCGTCTCAGCTCCTTTCACCAAGCAGGAGAATACCATGATACAGACATGCGTCGTTGCATGTTACAGTATCGCAGTTGGAG GAGGGTTTGGATCTTATCTCCTGGGAATGAACAAGAAAACCTTTGAGCTGTCAGGTGGAACCAGTATTGAAGGAAATACTCCGAGCAGTATAAAGGAGCCTGGAATTGGTTGGATGACTGGATTCCTCTTTTTAGTCTGTTTCGTCGGCCTTTTCGTGTTGATTCCTCTTCGCAAA ATCTTGATAATCGACTACAAGTTGACCTACCCGAGTGGCATGGCAACCGCTGTTCTTATCAATGGATTCCACAGCAGAGGTGACAAAATGGCCAA GAAGCAAGTAAAGGGTTTCATCAGGACCTTTTCTTTCAGTTTCCTGTGGGGATTTTTCCAGTGGTTTTATACAGCAAAAGAGGACTGTGGTTTCTCACAATTTCCGACTTTTGGACTTCAAGCAAGGAAGCAGAC attttactttgattttagCATGACTTATGTGGGGACTGGAATGATTTGCTCCCACATTGTGAACTTGTCTTTGCTTCTTGGAGCTGTGCTTTCATATGGTATGATGTGGCCACTTATAGGAAAAGTTAAAGGAGATTGGTTTCCAGCAGATATACCAGAAAGCAGTATGAAGAGTCTCAACGGTTATAAG GTATTTATCTCGATTGCCCTCCTTCTGGGTGATGGGCTCTATAATTTCGTCAAGATATTACGCGCCACAATCATTAATGTTCACAGCAGGTTTTATAGCAAGAGTATCAACTCAG CAGGAGTAAATGGGGACAAGGCCCTGCGAGATCGTCGAAAAGATGAAGTCTTCATTAGAGAAAGCATTCCTCTCTGGTTAGGAGCTGTAGGTTACATAATATTATCCATGATATCGGTGGTGGTGATTCCATTCATTTTTCCAGAGCTGAAATGGTACTTTGTTCTCGTGGCCTACATTTTTGCCCCATCTCTGGCCTTCTGCAACGCATATGGAGTAGGATTGACAGATATAAACATGGCCTATAACTATGGAAAAGTCGGACTTTTCACGATTGCTGCAATGTCGGGAAAAGAGCACGGTGTCATTGCTGCATTGGCTGCTTGTGGTCTTTTCAAGTCCATCATCAATGTTGCTTCCATTTTGATGCAAGATTTTAAAACAGGCCATCTAACTTTAACATCACCAAGAGCAATGCTGCTGAGCCAAGCCTTAGGGACGGCTTTGGGCTGCATTGTTTCACCTTTGAGCTTCTTTCTGTTCTATAAGGCATTTGATATTGGTAATCCAGATGGAGAATTCAAGGCCCCTTATGCTATAATATACAGAAACTTGGCCATTATTGGGGTCCAAGGCTTTTCGGCCTTGCCCCAACACTGCCTCCAGCTCTGCTATGGGTTTTTCGGGTTTGCTATTGCGATTAACCTTTTGAAAGATCTTTTACCAAAGAGGACTGGTAAATGGATGCCGATTCCAACCGCGATGGCAGTGCCGTTTTTAATTGGAGGCTACTTTGCCATTGATATGTGTGTGGGGAGTT